From the genome of Henningerozyma blattae CBS 6284 chromosome 8, complete genome:
GATGCTACTTTCCATTCTTCATATTTGGATAAATTGACAAGAGATTctaaaagaagaaagtcTGAATCAGAACCTTTAAATAGCATTAGAGACGATGATCAGActacttcaaataataataatatgattataaatTCCGATTATagtgataatgatgaaatacAGAATTTATACCCAAGAGTTTCCCCCATATACACtgttaaaaattcaagaagAGGCTCCTCCATTATTTATTCAGAAGATTTATTGGTTAGCAAATTAAATCAAGTTAAACAAAATCAAgaatcttttgaaaaaatgaaacaagaaaatgatccaaataaattaatttttttagaatcatttgaatttaaaccTACAAATAGAAGATTATCTTTACCAATAAATTTCCCAAGttctaatttaaaatatcatgaaattattaattcaaatgaaaatattttgaaaagaaacaaTTCAAACCCAATTCAAATTAGACAAAccaataacaacaacaacaacaacaacaacaagataaacaattctttattaCCGAATGAATCATGCATTAGATCCACTTTAGTTTTACCAAATCATTCTCCAAAACTATCCAATACTGGGTCCCCTaagaattatatatatgataattctaaaattttaaattcttttaaaacttttaaacTAAATGCTTGTTCAcctactaataatactttaatgaatactaataatattaataatggaagtgatttttctttacaaaaaatttcaagCAATTTACAAAGTCATTCATCTtcaccaaataataaaataagctcaatttcttcttccaTGTCAGAtactgaagaagaagattgGCAATCCATTGGTGCTGAAAATATGAGAAACtataaaactttaaatccattgaaaaatattgaaaataaagcaaaagaaaatatatctacgaataaattaaattcaaacatTCATAATCAACTATCACAAAACAACCCTACCttagaagaaaatgatgCTGCTATTTTATTGTTAGGTTTAAAACCacaataatttcattaccatctttcaaaaattttacaacGTTTTGtgtactttttttttttcctttttttaaaactttaacGACTTCACAACTTCATGATTAACGATTTCATAACTTCACGACTAACGACTTCACAATTTTACGATTAACGACTCCAACATTTTACAATTTCACAATTTCtttcattcaaatatacATCAATGCATTCACAACATTAAACTGTTGTTCATTTCCTCATTTTGTCATCATTTTTAACcatttattcatttatttagtcttttatttttatttatttatttataatatacatatattcGTTCCTGATTTGTaactattatttaattggaatttttttattcattattgtatgaaaaataaaaaatataattttatctaaaaaaattatacacTAATAAGTAATTAAATATGATTTAATATGcaagttttaaaaataaagaacaaaatttttttttagatcGATAAATTGTTGATCATTATTGAGAAAAACATATCAATTAATCAACAATATCCGATGTAggaatatcaatattttctgtGATGGAATTTTCAACATTAGTAGATGTTtcgttattatttgataaagtATTACTTGGTTCAGTAGATTGTGATTTTTG
Proteins encoded in this window:
- the STB3 gene encoding Stb3p (similar to Saccharomyces cerevisiae STB3 (YDR169C); ancestral locus Anc_8.363), with the protein product MTAITQVTKPLATTTPEALIAAQMVTPQRITNLLIDKGPLAIRHITQALAIDIPHFKELSSSKQRRLIMSALESGDVENFVIFKKIGWGNWSARRVPQVEFVKLRDLTNIENAKVNDITHSNANTSTNSNLKSIAKNSSTKLIEPTNTTSAPTSTNKKPHLLNSNSNSNSIPNEINQNKIHLITKNRSSNNQQLPKLDLDSQINNEFQSNNNTFKFPKFNNRRSIDATFHSSYLDKLTRDSKRRKSESEPLNSIRDDDQTTSNNNNMIINSDYSDNDEIQNLYPRVSPIYTVKNSRRGSSIIYSEDLLVSKLNQVKQNQESFEKMKQENDPNKLIFLESFEFKPTNRRLSLPINFPSSNLKYHEIINSNENILKRNNSNPIQIRQTNNNNNNNNNKINNSLLPNESCIRSTLVLPNHSPKLSNTGSPKNYIYDNSKILNSFKTFKLNACSPTNNTLMNTNNINNGSDFSLQKISSNLQSHSSSPNNKISSISSSMSDTEEEDWQSIGAENMRNYKTLNPLKNIENKAKENISTNKLNSNIHNQLSQNNPTLEENDAAILLLGLKPQ